The region TCAAGCGGCGGGATATGCGAGATATCAAATTCTTTTGTATATTTTAAAAGCTCTCTTCTGCCGGCATTATCAAAAACAATAGCGTCAAAAAATTCAACCTTAAAGCTTAAATTCATTATTTTGCTATATCGCCTTTTAGCGTTACACCGGACATAAGCGCTCCGGCTCCGCACTGAAACTTGGTTTTAGAGTCAAAAGGCTGCTTTTTGTAATAACTGGTAAGGTTTATAACTCTCGTGCCGCCCTCTTTAACGGCTCGCTCCTGAAATGTCTTGATAGCTGATAAAAATGCCCATTCGCAAGCCTCTTTATCGCTTTTATTGAACGCATTTGTCTTTTTGTTTGAGGTGAGGCCCTTTTGTAAAATTTTACCTTTTGTGCCCGAACCAAAGCTTAGCTTGATGTCTTTATTAAGAACTTCGGCAGCCTTTGGCGACTTTAAAACTTCGTCAATCGAAAAGTAAAGCACGTCATCGCGCGCACTTAAATTTAAACCCAAAACCAAAACCGCTATACCAGCAAAAATTTTCTTCATCATTTCTCCTTTATTTGGCTATATCGCCTCTTAGTCTAACCGTAAATTTGTTAGTATAGAGGCATTGAAATTCCGTTTTAGAACTAAATACATTGCCGTATAAAAAGCTTACTATATTTACGGCTTTTGATCCATTTTCTTTTTTAACTCGTCTTTGAAAAGCATTTACCGCATCCAAAAAAGCTATTTCACACTTATCTTTTTTATCTGATATTTCGCCTCTTTGCTTTCTGCTTGCAGTGGCTGCCACTACAACTCTATCGGCTGTGTATGTATCTGCAAATTCCACTTTTACATCGGGTAATATATATTTTTTAGCTAAAGGATTTTTAAACGCCTCTTCAATGCTTAGATTAAATATCTCATCGGCATTTAAGCTAAAAATAAAAACCGCCAAAAACAATATCTTTTTCACTACTGCTCCTTATTAAATTTTCTTAAATATAAGCGATGTATTTACTCCGCCAAATGCAAAGTTGTTGCTCATAACAAAGTCGGTATTTATGGCCGTTTCTTCTCTTAAATATCTTAGCGGAGCGCAGCTTTCATCAATATGATTTAAATTTATCGTAGGGAAAAATCGCCCCTCTCTCATCATCATAACGCTAAATATCGCCTCAAGCCCGCCACAGGCTCCAAGAGTGTGTCCAAGATAGCTTTTAAGCGAGCTGATAGCTATATTTTCGCCAAAAAGCTCATTTGTAGCTATGCTTTCTGCTATATCTCCTTGCTTGGTAGCGGTTGCGTGAGCGTTGATATAACCTATCATATCGGGAGTTAAATTTGCTTCTTTTAGCGCTAGTTGCATCGCGCCTTTCATAGTAGCGCTTTGCGGTCTTGTTACGTGCGTTCCGTCACAGTTTGAGCCAAACCCGACAACTTCAGCGTAAATTTTAGCTCCCCTTTTCATAGCGCTCTCTTCGCTCTCAAGCAGCATTATACCAGCTCCTTCTCCAAGAACCAAACCATCTCGGCCTGAGTCAAATGGCGCAGGAGAGAGCTTTGGCGCCAAATTCTTAACACTGGTTGCATAAAGCATATCAAAGACATAAGCTTCGCTTGGACAGAGCTCTTCCGCGCCTCCTGCAAGCATCATATCTATCCTGCCGCTTTTTATACTCTCATAAGCATACCCGATAGCGTGAGATCCGCTAGTACAGGCTG is a window of Campylobacter sp. CCUG 57310 DNA encoding:
- a CDS encoding excinuclease ABC subunit A, with protein sequence MKKIFAGIAVLVLGLNLSARDDVLYFSIDEVLKSPKAAEVLNKDIKLSFGSGTKGKILQKGLTSNKKTNAFNKSDKEACEWAFLSAIKTFQERAVKEGGTRVINLTSYYKKQPFDSKTKFQCGAGALMSGVTLKGDIAK
- a CDS encoding beta-ketoacyl-ACP synthase, whose amino-acid sequence is MRVFVTGMGIVSAFGKSWSEVREKFKQCENAVVYMKEWDRYNDLNTRLAAPILNYECPKEWDRKQLRSLGIVSRYSVEAAGLALSDAGLLNDERITDGRMGVACGSSTGSTESILSMANLLSTGENSCNANTYIKMMPHTTAANIALFYKLTGRIIPTSSACTSGSHAIGYAYESIKSGRIDMMLAGGAEELCPSEAYVFDMLYATSVKNLAPKLSPAPFDSGRDGLVLGEGAGIMLLESEESAMKRGAKIYAEVVGFGSNCDGTHVTRPQSATMKGAMQLALKEANLTPDMIGYINAHATATKQGDIAESIATNELFGENIAISSLKSYLGHTLGACGGLEAIFSVMMMREGRFFPTINLNHIDESCAPLRYLREETAINTDFVMSNNFAFGGVNTSLIFKKI